The genomic window GTGCTTGAGCAGCTCGCCAGCCAACAGACCTTTGACGCTCCCTTCCGGCAGCATCCGTGCCAGTGCCACGACGATAGACAGCACAGGTAGCCAGGCCTTGCCGATGGCATTGACCGGCCCGGTGCTGGACAGGATGAGCCGGTCAACCGCATGGTCCTTATGTGCCAGATATGCCTGCGCCAACAATCCCCCGTAGGACTGCCCTGCCAGCGTGAAGGCAGTAACGCATTCGGTTCGCAGGATGGTGTCCAAGCCGGCCACTAGCTCACCAATTGACTGCACAGGCGGATAATCGGGTGCGATGACGACGTGGCGTCTGGCAAGCCGTTCCAGGAAAGCGAAGCCGAGCGCCGCCCGGCGCATCCCCCCGGTGAGCCACAAGATGGGCGTGCCCGCGCCGAGGAGATAGTAGCGCCAGGTGGCGTTGTTGGCCCTGACGTTCTTCC from Armatimonadota bacterium includes these protein-coding regions:
- a CDS encoding alpha/beta hydrolase, producing the protein MTIQEQINRFSERFGKNVRANNATWRYYLLGAGTPILWLTGGMRRAALGFAFLERLARRHVVIAPDYPPVQSIGELVAGLDTILRTECVTAFTLAGQSYGGLLAQAYLAHKDHAVDRLILSSTGPVNAIGKAWLPVLSIVVALARMLPEGSVKGLLAGELLKHINVPASERAEWLEVIHGVMRNDLTRADAVSHFAVAVDMLRQGMVVPAAYRSWTGRVIVLRAENDPTQRKEDLPRYERLFGRPVDVLDMGNLGHTAALFSPDRYVELLEQALA